One Halobacterium wangiae genomic window, AGCACGTCGGTAAGCACTTCGTCGACCGCGGCGACGGCGGGAAGATCGTCTCCACAGCCTCGACCGCCGGCCTCGTCGGCGCGAGGGGGTCGGGCCACTACACCGCCGCGAAGCACGGAATCGTCGGACTGACCAAGACGCTCGCCCTCGAACTCGCCGAGTACGACGTCAACGTCAACTGTGTCGCCCCGACCGGCGTCGACACGCCGATGATAGACGGCACCCTGGAGACGGTCGGGGAGGCGGCACTGAACGCTGTCTCCGACGCCAGTGGCTCGATGAACGTCATCGACGACCAGCTACTCGAACCGCGAGACGTGAGCGAGGCGTACATGTGGCTCTCCAGCGACGCTGCCCGCTACGTCACCGGCGTCACGCTCCCCGTCGACGCGGGGATGCTCGCGAAGTGACCATGCCACCAGAACCGACGCCAGTCGTCCTCACCACCGGTTGCTCCTCGGGCATCGGCCGAGCGACCGCTCGCCGGTTCCTGGCGGCCGGCTGGCGCGTCTGGGCGACCTCGCGGAACCCGGCTGACGTCGCCGAACTCGCCCGCGAGAGCTGTCGCACGGCCGCACTCGACGTCACCGACGCCGAGCAGGTAGACCGCGTGGTCGACGCCGTCGTCGAACGCGACGACCGCATCGACTGTCTCGTGAACAACGCCGGATTCGGGCAGGCCGGCGCCGTCGAGGAGGTGCCAGTCGACCGGCTCCGCGCGCAGTTCGAGGTGAACGTCTTCGGACCCGTGCGGCTCGTACAGGCCGTCCTCCCACACATGCGAGCGGCCGAATCGGGGGCCATCGTCAACGTCTCCAGTCTGCTCGGGCGCGTCGTCTACCCCACCAGTGGTGCGTACGCCGGGTCGAAACACGCGCTCGAGGCGCTGAGCGACGCGCTCCGGATGGAGGTCGCCGGCTTCGGCGTCGACGTCGTCCTCGTCGAACCGGGCGCCGTCCGCACGGGCTTCGACGACCGCCTCCGGGAGACGCAGGGCTCGGTTCACGAACGACCAGTGTACGAGCGACTGCGCCGCGTCGTCGACGTCGCCCAGCGGCTCTCCGAGCGGACCGCGGTGTCGCCCGACCGGGTCGCCGACGTCGTCTACGAGGCGGCCGTCTCGACGGACCCCGAGGCCCGCTACGTCGTCGGGTGGGACGCCAGAGTCGCCGTCCTCGCCGACCGCCTGCTGCCGGCTCGAGCGACGGAGTGGCTGTACGAACGCCTCGTCTGAGTCGGCGTCGCGGCCGGTAGCCCTGC contains:
- a CDS encoding mycofactocin-coupled SDR family oxidoreductase, which codes for MPSYDFDGQVAFVTGAGRGQGRSHAVTYAEHGADVVVTDACRDLESAPYLLASAEDLEETASQVEDAGGRALPIQVDVREEDQVESAVEEALDEFGRVDVLANNAGIWTVTDLAEMDERTWDETVDTDLEGTWRCAKHVGKHFVDRGDGGKIVSTASTAGLVGARGSGHYTAAKHGIVGLTKTLALELAEYDVNVNCVAPTGVDTPMIDGTLETVGEAALNAVSDASGSMNVIDDQLLEPRDVSEAYMWLSSDAARYVTGVTLPVDAGMLAK
- a CDS encoding SDR family oxidoreductase codes for the protein MPPEPTPVVLTTGCSSGIGRATARRFLAAGWRVWATSRNPADVAELARESCRTAALDVTDAEQVDRVVDAVVERDDRIDCLVNNAGFGQAGAVEEVPVDRLRAQFEVNVFGPVRLVQAVLPHMRAAESGAIVNVSSLLGRVVYPTSGAYAGSKHALEALSDALRMEVAGFGVDVVLVEPGAVRTGFDDRLRETQGSVHERPVYERLRRVVDVAQRLSERTAVSPDRVADVVYEAAVSTDPEARYVVGWDARVAVLADRLLPARATEWLYERLV